The DNA segment CGCTTGTCGGGTTCAACCAGGGCTGGGCAGGCAAGCCGCACATTCTGATACTCGGCTTTGCACTGCAGAAAGACAGCAAAGGTAATCCCAATCGCTATGCACTCTACGACCTGGGGCAGGCAGCGTCCGATCTGGTCGATCAGGCGTCCGCGCTTGGCCTGGCAACGCATTCCATGGGTGGCTTTGATCACGAAGCAATACGGCGGGCATTCAATCTCACCGACGATTACGCTCTCGGCGCCGTGATCGCCGTCGGCTATCAGGATGAGCCTTCCGCTCTTTCCAACGAGCAGATGCAGCAGCGGGAGATCGCGCCCCGCGAACGCAAGCCGCTCAGCCACATCGCTCTCACTGCTCTCGATACTCCATTCGAGTTCTAGGCCTTGCGAAACACTCCCGTCTTCGCGATACAGTGGAGGCGGGAGTTCACTTGGCAGTCTCGAAACAAATC comes from the Acidicapsa ligni genome and includes:
- a CDS encoding nitroreductase family protein; its protein translation is MSLSIEEVNKLKKIPVEGLLPALAQRWSPRSFQTKAVSDNDLKIILEAARWAPSSSNEQPWRFLVGIKGSETHTKIFETLVGFNQGWAGKPHILILGFALQKDSKGNPNRYALYDLGQAASDLVDQASALGLATHSMGGFDHEAIRRAFNLTDDYALGAVIAVGYQDEPSALSNEQMQQREIAPRERKPLSHIALTALDTPFEF